Genomic DNA from Chlorocebus sabaeus isolate Y175 chromosome 6, mChlSab1.0.hap1, whole genome shotgun sequence:
CTCCCTCCAACTTCATCCCAGCCAACCACACATGTCCAATCGTGTAGTCTGTtgcccttctttccctcctgggGCATCCTGAGCCCTCTGGGATGGTGTGTGCCCAGTTCCCGCTCACGGACCTCCATGGCCCATCCACCAAGCACCCCATCCTATCAACTCATGTAGGACACCGTCCACCCAAAGCGTCGAGGTGTCTCATCACAAGCCAACTGTTGCCTAGCTCTTACTGGGCCCATTTGTAGGCCCTCCTGCAGGTCAGCTTCCTGGGTTTGGAAGGCAACTGGCCCGGAAGGCCATTGTCAGTGCTCAAGGTGATAGCCACATCTTCCTGAACCCAGCATCCTGTTGTAGCTGGGATACTGTCACAGGCAAGCGGCATGACGGCATCATCAGCACCAGTGAGGCCCCTGAGCGGACAGAGGGCTCCAAGGATGCTGTGCTCAGAGCTGTTCTCTCCAAGACACGTGCCTGCTGTGCGGCAGATCTGCAGCAGGGCGGGCGGATGGAATCCGTCCCTCGTGGTGGGTCTGCATTCAGAAACGACCCTGGTAGCGATCACTGAGCGGGAAACTGCAAGGAAAGTCCTGTGTTGAGAATGCAGGCCTGCCCGGAGTTTGGAGGTATTTGGCAGGTGGGGCCAGGAGGCATCCCTTCCATGGGTGTTACAGGCTGGTATTCTCTCCTCAAATACAAGGTCTGCTGATCTCACAGTAGTCTCTTCTTGTCCCAACCCCTTAATATGTCCAAGAGAGGAGACAGGACATGAACACATCCCATCAAAATTGGGGGTAGGACTCATCCATCCTCATCCCTCCACTGTGTGCACTGCTAGGATCTCAGGGTACTTCAGGTCCTCTTCTCCCACCCTTTCCTGGGAGGGGCCACTTGGTATCTGGGACTTCCTCTGCTCTAACACAAATGAGAATTCCTCAACAGTTTTCTAGCACACAACTTGTTCTTTCACTTCTCCAAGAAAGCAAATCTTCATCCTTTGAAAGCACAATTGATATTCTACATTAGCTGAATGATTGAGTCAAAAATGGTCCTCACTTTTCCCAGTGGCCATGGTTACCCAAGCACAGGAGGCCAAGGCCTGGGGCTCAGGTCAACAAAGCAGGATCTCTGTAGATGTGTGGTCCCAGGCTTGGCAAGTACAGTTCTTCCCGAATGGCCGACAGGGATCCTGGGGAAAGGCAATCCCAGCAATGCCCTGAAATCAgagctcctcctccctccccaggcaAGGTGGAGCTAGAAGGGCTGTTCTAGCGTGGGGTCTCCACCTCCACACACCTGATATTGCAATAGGGCAGGTCCCCGCTGTGGGCCACTCTTCTGGGCAGCATAGTATGCTTGACAGCATCCTTGGCCTGTATCCACTAGATCCCAGAGCACCTGCTAGCTGTGACAACATCCTCCAAACATTGCAAAATATCCCCTGGGAGGCGAGATTGCCTCAGATGGGAGAATCACGCTCTAGGGAAATCTGCTGGTGTGAGAACCCCAACTCCCCACTCTGCTGAGCCTCCAGATGGCGAGCAGGCTGCAGCTCCAGCACAGACACGAAACTCCCTCCAGCCACTGACGATCCGTGGCTGGGGTTACCCAGGCCTCACCTGCCCTTTCTTTGTCTAACTGGGTTGTGTGTTCCACCACAGGCACGCCCCTACAGAGGACATCACTGGTGTACTTAGAACCACACCAAAATCAGGGAGCAGAAAAAGCCTGCCTGTTTTATGATGGGTTCCCCAAGACCAGAATGGGCACTGTGAGCCCCTCTGCGGACGGTGGGagcctggagcctggtgggaCACCGGGTCTACACAGCCCAGGAGACCAGCAACCAGCCTTCGCTGAGCATGAGTAAAATGTCTAGAAGGCCAGAACTGGACCCTCTCTAAGGACCAGGGAGCATCCTGCTGGCCCGCCCTGCTTTCCCCGAGCAGGGACAGAGCGGGGAAACCTGCTCATTGCGCTGCTGGTGGGTCAGACACCCAGGCCTAAGACGGgtgcagttttgtttttctttatttgtctacATTCAGCTTAATTCAGATGTACTGCCTGAATGACCCAGACATAAAAAGAAACCCCCCACTCTTTCccactggtttttaaaataaaatcttcactTATAAAACTGAAACACTAAAGCATTAAAATACAGAAAGCTCGTTTAACTCACTTCACAAAAGCATTAACAAATGACGTATCCCTTCCGTAACTATTTAAAGACAAACGGAGTTACCACTAACACCAAGTGTGAATAGACAGAGGGATACTGAACTGCAAGAACTCAAAAACTCTACCCAGACAAAGTTGTAATGGCAACTAACAAACCATTGAAGACACGGAGTCCCAAACACGGCTAAATATAGGTCACAGGACGGGCCACAGGGTGACCCGCTGCACCTCACGACACAGCAACGTGgacggggtgggggcgggggcctGGAGGGCCAGCTGACATGTTAACTGTGATGCATAAAACTCGATCTTCTGATGGGGAGTAAGTGCAGAAGGTAGAAATCTCCGCCCTGCGGGGGCTTATCTGTACTGGTAGTTCATGCTGTGGTCTGCGTTTCTGCCATAGCCGCCTTGTGAGGACTGGTAGGAGCTGGGAGGGCCACTGTAGTTCTGGCCGGACCCCGGGGAGTTGTAGTTCGACTGTGAGTAGCCTCCTAGGAGAGAGAGTGGTGGATTAGAGCCGAGGGGCCCAGCCAGTGGGGCTCAGGTTAGGCAGCCCACACCCAAGACTCGGCCAGGATGCAGGTGGGCAAGACTCGTGGCCTCCTATGCGGCTCTGCCTGCCTACCACACATTACTGGACAAGGCTGACACCAAGACTCCGAGAGGTGGGACCACTGTGACCCTTGTTTCTGGGGGAAGCTACCTGAGCCCACAGCTGAGCTACTGGCCAGAACCAGGGGAACAGCTGTTTGACCTCCGTGTCACCCACATTTCACACAGGTACCAGGGGTTAAGAGTAGGGACACTGCTGGCTCTCCAGCCGCTCCCGAAAGTCTTAGCAGCTGCCAGTGCACCCAAGTGCGTATTCTCTCTCACAGGGCCCACCTGCCACTGCAGCCCTGCCCACGCTGCCGTCTGCTCCCACCAGGTCCACATCCCGCTTCACAGCAGGTGCCGGGCCCCCATGCTGTGCCACCAGGGGCTCCAGGCCCACCTTGTTTGCCTTGGTATGAGGAGCCGCCCCCAGAACCTCCGCCGTAGCCCCCGTGTGACCCTGGGTTGTAGGATGCCCCGCCTGAGCCGTAGCTGTTCCCGCTGCTTCGGCCTCCACTACCACTGTAGTCTGGGGGAAAGAAGACAGGGTGGTTAAGGGGCCCCAGGAAACACACAACTGGGGCGGCCCAGGGGCCTTGTGGTGCGCCTCAGACACGGCCGGCCCCTGGCCCAGACCCTGGGCCTCTAACTCTTCTCCCTGCCTGCTTCAATGTCGCACATCAGCCCAACAGATAAGTGCCAGGAACCAGCTGCAGCCCTGCAGGGTCACCTGGCCCTGGGCTGGGCTGGTCACCAAGCTCCAAAGCCCTGCTGTGGGGTGCCTTCTCAACTGCTCCTGCAGCCCAAACTTCCCAGCAGCAGCTGAGGAAGTGCACGAGACCCCAGCAGCTGTCTCTCCTCAGCCAGCAGCACCAGACAAACAGCACCCCCTTCTGACCCGCACACCCAGTGCAGCCTCTGTCAAGTCCCTGGCCTGCTGCTGAGAGCTTCTGGGTCCCAAGGACACACCTACTCAGCCCCACCGGGACACTGGTGCAGCCTGGGCCTGCTGGGTCTGTGCATGAGGAAGCGGGAGAGGCGGTGGTGGAGAGATCAGGCTCTTGCAGGGGCTGGATGCAAAACTCTCTAGATCAAGTCCCAGGAAGTCACCTTGCAGCCTCACCCACAGCCAGGGCCTAGAAACAGAGGCCTCAGCTACCCCTGCCTTCGGAGAACACACCAGAGAAAGTGGCGAAGACGGCACCAAGGGGCCCCACGCCCCATCTTCCTAGCACCCGCCCACAGCCAACACCACGTGTCCTCCTCCTAAGACCCTCGGCCAGTGGTCTGGGCAGTGCCGAGCTTCCGCCACTCCGTGGGCTGCACTGCTGGGGCCTGGACCCTGGCCCAGCCAAGGAGCTCTGGAAGCCAACTCACTGAATTTGCTCTCGTAGTTGTAGTCGGATCCGCCCCCGCCCCCGGGAGAGTTGTAGGAGTTCGAGTAGGAGTAGCTGCCTTGTCCATGGTTATAGCCTTTCTGCTTGCCCTGCGGGGGGCCATAGTTGCTGTAGGGGCTCTGGTTGTAGGACTGCTGCTGGCCCTGGTGGGACTGGTAGCCCGAGCCGTAGGAGGGCTTCTGCTGGCCCCCGTGCGGCTGCTTCTTCCCAGCGTGTTTTGGGGGCACCGGTGAGTTGTAGTTGTCACCTTGGTAGTAGGAGCCATAGCCGGAGGAGCCACCACCGCCCCCGCCGCCACCGCCACCGGCATTCCCAGAATGCCCTCCGTTGCTGTAGAACTGACCTAAACAGGGAGGCAGTGGGTCAGGCGGAGGACGGGAAAgggcagggggaagggagggaagggcaggCGGCAGCCATGGGTCCTGAAGGCTGACCCACAAGCCCGGGTCAGAGGCAGCagaaaaaggagggagaggagcagtgGCTCCGGTCCTTAGCGCAGCCATTCAGGCTGGCCCAGCCTTCAGCTCCACTCACCCAGCAGCTGATGACAACAATGGGACTTTGCCAAGCAGCACGCGCCAGCAGCTTTTGCAGCGGATGTCAACATTACAATGAGATGGACTCCGAGCGCGGGACGACATTCACAGCTAGCTGACGGCTACCCAGAGATCCCAATAGTGACAGGAAAAGCAAAGCCCCAGAGAAGCAGCAGCCACCCCCCTCCTCCCTGCTGTGCTGGAAACAGGCTCCACAGGCACAGGCCTGGAAATCCCCAAGAGATACTGTTTAAAGAGGCCCCTGGACCGTCATCATCCTGAGACCAACTGGTCTGAGCTGGTTTGGTTCATGGAAGACAAATTGAGACTTAGTCAATGATGCAGGCACCTCCCTTGTGATACTCGTGCAAGCACGTGACTCAGGATGTGAGCAAGCCCCAGCCTGGCTGGTGGGGGAAGACTGGCCACGGCTGGGGCCAGGACAGCCAGGTGAGGCCTAGACCTGCAGCCCTGATGTCCCCGACGCCCCTTCCTTGTCCCCAGCACAGCTGCTGGGTGTACGTGGGACTGAGCAGCAGGGCTGAGAGCGTGCAGTGCAGCCACCACATTCTCAGCTGCAAGCTGAAAATGTAGCGGCAAGACCCCACTTCTGGTCAACTAGGTTTGTCAATACACAGCCCCACCAGAGGCTTGAGTGGAACAAAGGGGATGGCACTGGCTGAGGGAATGCAGCACCCCAAGCCTTGCAAGGGAGCCCCACAGAGGGGGTCTCCACGAACGGGCGTGGGAAGGCTGAGAGGGTGGGTGAGGCGGGAAGCCAGGTCATGGTGGTAGCTCTCCAGCCAAGCTGGGCAATGCCCAAGCACTCAGCAGGTGCAGCTGAGTTCCTGGGCTCTCAGAGTGGGTCGGCTTGTGAATGCAGCCACCTTTGCCCAGTTAAGCTGTCCAGACCGCCAGGCCCAGGGTGGGTGGGACGGAAGGGGAGGCTCCCACACTGCCTGTCCTTCCTTCCCAGATTGAGGACACCAAGGGCCCACCGCCTCCTGGGTGGGGTAACTGGGAGTCCTCACGTGCCTCCACCCACTGGAGATGTATACCCCACGCTGGTGTAGTGGGCTGCCTACATGACAATGTGGACAGAACTATCTGCAACCTTCGGTTTGTGTTCTTCAGGCAGGCCTCCTCCCTCGCCCCCCATCACAAAGCCAAGACACCAAGGGGGAGGACGTGTCCCACAATGCCAGAAAGCGAACATGCGGCAGCTCAGCGAGGAGACTGGGAGGATGGGATCTTCAGAACACCCTGACCAGGACCCAGGACCCACACCCCACAGCCCCACTGCCCCACTGCCCCAGCTTCCCCAGTGTCCTGCACTGAGCACACCACCTCGCCCCGCCTGAAGCCGGGAATGAATGAAGACGCAAGGGCCGAGGGCTTGTTACTTTCACatgtattgattaaaaaaaaataaaggggagGGGGAGTTTTCAACGTCATTCAGGATAACTATTTTCCTGGTATAAAAAGACATTATTCTCAAACAataactttctaaaaaaaaaatacatcatgcaatcaaagttttaaaaagtttcactGAATGTTTCAAACCTCTGGGAACAAATCACGTAGTAACCATTTTGACCAGTTTTTGCCTGAATAAACGTAAAATCTTGCAAGTCAACACAGACGCAGGCTTTGCTGCAAAAAATAACCGCTGGTCAGAGCCAAAACCAGTTTCCAAGGAGGACACCTGCCAGAAAACAGGGGCCTCAGTAAAGAGCCAGAAtgattctgtgtgtgtttgtagacAAAAACTTCTATGCCTTTGGAGTCTGTGGCAGCTGCACATGCAGCAACACCACCTCTACCCAAGGAAAAGCCAGCCCTTTACTGAAGAAGCAGGGAACATCGCGGTTCTTTCTCCTCTATTACTTTTAAAGTCCcaataaactaaaaacaaaaaaatccagaatcCCATGCATCTGCAGCTGTAATTAAGACTTGCAAAATTTCACGTCATCTACCCCTTAAAGCCTGTCTGTTTCTTGCACTAATAATGGAAGCACAGTTTTGATACCTTTGAGAGTTCACTCTCTAGCTAAACCAGCCACAAAACATTGCATTCCCAAACAAGAACCCACCAGAGCATTACAAGAGGCGGGAGAAGCTAATTCAGCGCAATACACAATTCCCCACGTTCCCAACGTTTTCACATGCTCGTAATAAGAAAAAAGCCGGTTTCTCTGGATTCAGATGTGGTGAAATCGTTTTCATTACTGTCAAAGGCATCAACCAGATTTGGGAGTTtgttaaaaggttaaaaattcatacaaaacctGCTGTAAATTAAGACAAAGGTAGATTAAAATGCGTCAATGTCTGTCTCTTTAAATAAAGTAATGCTTTCCATAAAAAGCAAAGGTGGGCTTTTGCCTTGATGCCGAACAACGCTGTCTCTAGAATTCTGTGCAATTCTGCACAAAAATACATTCTctgaaaaaattgttttccacttAGTGTGAACTTCAATAGGACCAAGTTCAAAGGCAAATCACGATAAAAACTGCCATTGTCTTAAATTCTGCAGGCTAAGAGTTTCAGACAAGCTGCGGTGAAAAGCCACGGTTGAGAAACCCAGTGAAGCACAGGGACACAGCACGGACACTTTGGGTTTTGGAGTTGGAGGAAATTGGAGTAAAAAGTTGATTTTGTGTGCAATACTTTTAGACGCTCTAGGAAGACCCAAAATCATGATAGCCGTAGCAGTCTGTGAAAAAGTCACCTACAAAAGGGGGAGACAGAGCAGAGAGAAGAAATTAGAATTCTTTTGAAAAAGGGCACAGAGCGCCACATTTGAAATTCATGTTTTAGATTTCTCTGCTCCTGTAACCCCCCAATGAAGGCTCCTTCTCAAGACAAGAGCTGTGCACTGGCCGGAAAAGCGTATTCACAAGATTGGTGCTTCGCATGGCTTAAagcagagaaatttaaaattctaacttTTAAGGAACTTTGCAGTTACACCAGTGTGTGTTAACACAATCAATCCCACTgcggggcgggggggtggggggggtcgAGGGCCATATGACCTATTCACCGCAAAAAGGTGTGTGCCCCTTCTACAGCCTCCTCGAGGCTGCTCTGGCCGCCCTTTGCTAACTCAGGCCCAGAAGCTACACTGTGGCTGCTTCCCAGGTCAGACAGAGAGAAACGCACTTACTGTAGCCTGCTGTCGCCGAGTTGCCTCCGTACCCGTAGCTTCCATATCCAGCGCCTGGAAGGGGAAAGATAGGGTTACCAGGGACCAGCAGAGTCTCAGGCCCACCCCAGGAGCCCCGCACACTTGTTCCCAGAGCATGCACATGGGGAAGAGGGGGACAGTGCAGCACAAGGGCCCTTACCAGCATTCATGTAGCCTCCATGGTTGGCGCCACCAAATCCTCGCCCGCGTCCTCGTCCCCGGATGTTCCCGCCTCTTCCCCGCCCTCGaaggttggggggtgggggcactTCATTGTGCATGGGGCCTCCCATGCCGAAGCCAGGGTTATGTGGCTAGAAGAGAACACAGGGAAGTGACATTCCCTTTGTGCTCACATTGCAGGAGAACCCCATGCCTGAGCCAGGAGATTCAAGGGTCACTGCTCACCTTAGCAGCAAATTTCGGTCCCCCTCTGACGGGTACTGGGGCTCTCTTCTTTTTGTTGGCATCAAGGGCGAGAGGGGTGTCAGGGAAAAGCTTTTCTAGGGCAGCAAGGGCAGCGTAGGCCTTCGCCACCTTTTTGTTGGAACCAGCACCTTGGAACTTCTGTCCATCCACTTCAACCTGGAAAGTGCAGACAAAGGTGACCTAGTGCCTCCCTCTAAGGGCAGGGGGACCCCAGGCCTCCCTATGGGATTGCCCCAGCAGGCAGCTCCAGGCCACGCACCTCCATGACGAAGCGCTTGTCGTGGCTGCCACCGGTCTCGGAGATGAGCTCGTACTTGAGCCCCCGCCTTTTCTCGTTCAGCTCCATGACTGGGTTCTTGCCGTGCTTTGTCAGGATTGGCCCCTGCTGTTTTACGTTCtcagggaaaacagaaagaacgACCGACAAACTCAGCTATGGGCTTTCCAGCCACacaggagcagcagcaggactGAGGCCGGGCGTCTGCTGCTCATACACTGCCAGTCCTTGCCAGACAGTCTCCACCCACTCTAGTGAAGGCCTTCCAGCAATGTGCCCCTTCCCTGTGCCTCCCCTCTGAACAGCATGTTCTCAACCCAGGGCCACCCCAATATAGCCTAGGATGCTGAAACAACATCCACAAGGCCCTTCCCAACACGGCTTGTAGGGCAGCACCCAGCTTCCTGTGTGGGCTTCTGGCCTGAAAGGTCAGCTTTTTGGGGCAAATTATCAAGGACCAGTAACCACCTCACTGACAGGACACATGGCTACCTGCTCTGTCCTGGCAGTCACTCCCAGCACCCACCATGTGCTCACCTCGGCAGTGGCATCTGAGGGAAAGGCCGCACTAGGGGTTGAGACAGCTTCTACCACTGGGGCGGGGGCCACCACCGCTGGCTtcgcctcagtctcctcagcCGAGTCCTCCCCCTTGCTAGAGTCCCTGCCTTCGGCACCCGTTGGCAAGCCCATGTCCTGTAACACCTGCAGAGGTAGCGAGACCCCCAAGGTCCCAGTGAAGCAGGGCTCAGCCCGGGAGCCATGCATGCAGGGCCTCCCCATGGCCTACAGGCACCCACCCAGAAAGTCATCTGGAGGAGGGCTGTTTCCTTTCAGCTTCTGCTCCCAGGAGGCCCTCATGTCCAACTATGTTTGGGGACCCCTCTGCCTACCAGCCACAGTGGGAAGGCGTTCTTGGCACATGTGACCTGCAAATACCCGCCATCTAACTATGTGTGTTTTTAGGATCTACATGCCTTCCCTGAGAGACAATGGCTCATATGGGGCCCAAAACAAAGATCATGGTTCTGCTATTATAAGATAGTGACGCTGGCCACACTTACCTTAACGGCCACGTGCAGCTTGGCCGTCTTTTTGGAGGGCCCAGAGGCCTCGAATGAATTGCCATCAACCTCCACAGACATGGTAAAGATGGGGGCATGGACGGGCCCAGTCTGGGACACCAGCTTGTACTGCAGCCCTGGCTTCAGCTGGTTCAGCCGCATCAGGGCATTCATAGCTTGGGGGGGCTCTGCCTTCTCCTCTACAGAGAGAACACCAAGGTGGCTCTGGATCAGCACGATCGCAGGtctccatgagagctctgccAATCCTAACCCCCGGGCCTGCCTCTGTGGCCTAACACAGTGGGTGGGGCAGCCACACAAACTGAACCCAGTCTGCACCTCTCCTGTGGCCTCCAGCTGTGGCACCATCATCCTACTCATCTTTTACATCCCCAATCATGCCTCATCATTGTTAAAGGACTCAGAaatcacaagaaagaaaaatgaaacaaaagcaggCACTCCCTATAGCTTCAGGGTGAGCCTTCATAGGACGAGATGGATAAAGCAGCGGCACGAGGGGAGGTCTGCACCTTCCTGCTTTTTTATctacttagtttttaaaatctttcaacaCTGATTTTAagcaaggtctcgctctgttgcccaggatggagtacagttgctcacagcaacctccgcctccaggctcaagtcatcctcccatctcagcctcccaagtagctggcactacaggtgtgccaccacaaccagctaatttttgtgttttttgtagagacggggtttcgccatgttgcccaggctagtctcaaactcctgagctcaagcgattctcccgcctcggcctcccacagtgctgggattacaggcgtgagccaccgcgcccggcctgtacctTTCTTCtgaatcttcttcttctttttgctgGGAGACTTCTCTTCCCCGTCCTCCTCCATTGGGCGTTTCATGGGCGTAATGGCATAGGTGGTGCTGGGTGGGATCTGAACTGCAAGGAGAGAGCAGGGCATGGCTGAGAGATGCAGATGGCCACTCTTCCTGGAGCCCCAGCCATCAGGTAACCGCCGTGGGCTTACCGGTGTAGTCCACTGGGTTTTCATTCTTTGGTTTCTTGGGCATCTTGGAAGGCAGAGGGTCCATGCCCAGGACTTTATGGAGCTGGCCGAAGGCAGCGAGTCGCAGTGCGTGctggagaaggggaagaggctCTGACTCAGCTGCCCTGTGCTCCCGGTCATGGAGTGTGCGCTCACTACTGCCTTCTGAGGAGGGGCAGAGCTGAAGGGCTGCTAATGGTCACCTCTACAACAGCAAGGGGTCCCCCACCAGCCAGGGGAGAGCCTGAATGCTCAAGTCCAGCCTTGCTGTGGGGGAAGGCCAGCCTGTGACCACCCCCCTTCCAGAGGAATACAGGAGACCCCAACCTGGGGACTGGTTGCCACACGGAGCCATGTGGTAGCCTGCAGGGGAAGGTCCCCCAGAGCAGTCCGCACAGCAAACACATCTCCCAGCACCACTCAGTGTCCGAAAATGGCACTCGAGCAAGCCAAGGGAGGGGGCAGACGACAACCAGGCATGGCACCAGGGGAAAGAAGCAGCCCAGATTGGGGCGCCCTGTATCAGACACGATCCCTTTGCCTTCAGTCCCCGACCTGAGCCTACGAGTCCAGGGACTACCCTGggaatacccagtaatggaactgGAAGCCAGTGATTACAGACTGGGTCAGGGCGCACGTTGGCAATGGCGATGACTATACCTGCGCACTCTGTGTGATATCTTCCCGTTGCTGTCTGTCTAGATGCCCAATAGCATCAGTGGCTTCTTTTTCACAAGGGTCATAAATGCCAGAACCATCTGAAGGCAGGAAACAAGGAAGATATGCAGAGGATTATCTTTTAGCATCTCTGAAGAGGTGTGCTGGCTGAGGGAACTAGGTGTGTTACCCCCCGCGCCCCATCCACACCCAGCTCTGGAAAACATGCCTAGCTCGGTGACCCACTCGGCGTCCAGCCCTTGACAGAAATAATTCACAAGTGTCTCAGAGCAAGAAAGTCACGTGGGAGTGGGTCACCATTGCCCCGGATCCGCCCTGTGAATGACGGCTGCGGACCCGGTCAGGGCTGGATATGATGGTGCCAGAGGGTAGTCACATGCTTCAGATCTAGGGAGTGGACACGGGGCTGCTGCTGTCCTAACCCAGTCAGTGTACCCGCCAGGAGGCGGCCTGGAACCCTGTCCTTTCCCTGCAACCTGCAAAGCACAAGGCCCCAACCTGGCATCACGATGCCCGACGCCAAGCACTCCAGCACTCTTCGCAGGGCCTCGCCAGCACCCATCGGTCTGTTGGCCGTGCCAATGGATTTCTCACACAGGAGCTCGAGAGGCTGAAAGGGAAGAGGGACAGTGAGCCAAGAACCTACAGGATGAGGCCGGCCACCACT
This window encodes:
- the ILF3 gene encoding interleukin enhancer-binding factor 3 isoform X5, with protein sequence MRPMRIFVNDDRHVMAKHSSVYPTQEELEAVQNMVSHTERALKAVSDWIDEQEKGSSEQAESDNMDVPPEDDSKEGAGEQKTEHMTRTLRGVMRVGLVAKGLLLKGDLDLELVLLCKEKPTTALLDKVADNLAIQLAAVTEDKYEILQSVDDAAIVIKNTKEPPLSLTIHLTSPVVREEMEKVLAGETLSVNDPPDVLDRQKCLAALASLRHAKWFQARANGLKSCVIVIRVLRDLCTRVPTWGPLRGWPLELLCEKSIGTANRPMGAGEALRRVLECLASGIVMPDGSGIYDPCEKEATDAIGHLDRQQREDITQSAQHALRLAAFGQLHKVLGMDPLPSKMPKKPKNENPVDYTVQIPPSTTYAITPMKRPMEEDGEEKSPSKKKKKIQKKEEKAEPPQAMNALMRLNQLKPGLQYKLVSQTGPVHAPIFTMSVEVDGNSFEASGPSKKTAKLHVAVKVLQDMGLPTGAEGRDSSKGEDSAEETEAKPAVVAPAPVVEAVSTPSAAFPSDATAENVKQQGPILTKHGKNPVMELNEKRRGLKYELISETGGSHDKRFVMEVEVDGQKFQGAGSNKKVAKAYAALAALEKLFPDTPLALDANKKKRAPVPVRGGPKFAAKPHNPGFGMGGPMHNEVPPPPNLRGRGRGGNIRGRGRGRGFGGANHGGYMNAGAGYGSYGYGGNSATAGYSDFFTDCYGYHDFGSS
- the ILF3 gene encoding interleukin enhancer-binding factor 3 isoform X6, whose product is MRPMRIFVNDDRHVMAKHSSVYPTQEELEAVQNMVSHTERALKAVSDWIDEQEKGSSEQAESDNMDVPPEDDSKEGAGEQKTEHMTRTLRGVMRVGLVAKGLLLKGDLDLELVLLCKEKPTTALLDKVADNLAIQLAAVTEDKYEILQSVDDAAIVIKNTKEPPLSLTIHLTSPVVREEMEKVLAGETLSVNDPPDVLDRQKCLAALASLRHAKWFQARANGLKSCVIVIRVLRDLCTRVPTWGPLRGWPLELLCEKSIGTANRPMGAGEALRRVLECLASGIVMPDGSGIYDPCEKEATDAIGHLDRQQREDITQSAQHALRLAAFGQLHKVLGMDPLPSKMPKKPKNENPVDYTVQIPPSTTYAITPMKRPMEEDGEEKSPSKKKKKIQKKEEKAEPPQAMNALMRLNQLKPGLQYKLVSQTGPVHAPIFTMSVEVDGNSFEASGPSKKTAKLHVAVKVLQDMGLPTGAEGRDSSKGEDSAEETEAKPAVVAPAPVVEAVSTPSAAFPSDATAEQGPILTKHGKNPVMELNEKRRGLKYELISETGGSHDKRFVMEVEVDGQKFQGAGSNKKVAKAYAALAALEKLFPDTPLALDANKKKRAPVPVRGGPKFAAKPHNPGFGMGGPMHNEVPPPPNLRGRGRGGNIRGRGRGRGFGGANHGGYMNAGAGYGSYGYGGNSATAGYSDFFTDCYGYHDFGSS